One genomic region from Pagrus major chromosome 24, Pma_NU_1.0 encodes:
- the enpp4 gene encoding bis(5'-adenosyl)-triphosphatase enpp4, translating to MLLKILLGFLCGIRAFATGDNKPQQRPPPLLLVSFDGFRADYLKTYPMPNLKRLYSQGVLVEELTNVFITKTFTNHYTLVTGLYAESHGILASNMYDPVSNKTFTISSNDPMWWSQAEPLWLTALDSGYKTAAMMWPGSEVVIRNRTATHFMHYSPAVTFQQRLGNVTKWMQADGKEQGAMFAALYWEEPDQSGHKYGPDNKTEMSKVLKEVDDNIGLIISELKRVGLWGHINLIITSDHGMAQCSSERLIRLDDCLRPDTYTLIEHTPVATLIPHSDPKAVFKNLSSCHPNMTAYMKKDIPDRLHYMNNERIPPIILIADEGWTIMQRGIKVERLGNHGYDNSLHSMHPFLAATGPSFRQNFKMQSLQSVDIYPLMCHLLSVPPRPNNGTLAQAQSLLAAETASKVPVMVGLVVGVLLVLSTITVLFWLVKRRDSLGPRPFQRLQIDDDDDDNPLLE from the exons ATGTTACTAAAAATCCTGCTGGGCTTCCTGTGTGGCATCAGAGCTTTTGCCACAGGAGACAACAAACCCCAGCAACgtcctcctccactgctgctcGTGTCATTCGACGGTTTCCGGGCGGACTACCTAAAGACGTACCCCATGCCCAACCTGAAGCGCCTGTACAGCCAGGGGGTCCTGGTGGAGGAGCTCACCAACGTCTTCATCACCAAGACGTTTACCAACCACTACACCCTG GTGACAGGGCTATACGCTGAGTCTCACGGCATCCTGGCCAGTAACATGTACGACCCCGTCAGCAACAAGACCTTCACCATCAGTAGCAACGACCCGATGTGGTGGAGCCAGGCAGAGCCCCTCTGGCTCACGGCGCTGGACTCTGGCTACAAAACGGCGGCCATGATGTGGCCCGGCTCCGAGGTGGTCATCAGAAACCGCACAGCGACCCACTTCATGCACTACAGCCCTGCTGTGACATTCCAGCAGCGATTGGGGAATGTGACAAAGTGGATGCAGGCAGATGGAAAG GAGCAAGGAGCCATGTTTGCAGCTCTCTACTGGGAGGAGCCGGACCAGTCGGGTCACAAATACGGCCctgacaacaaaactgaaatgagCAAAGTGCTGAAAGAG GTGGACGACAACATTGGCCTGATCATTTCAGAGCTGAAGCGGGTCGGCCTCTGGGGTCACATCAACCTCATTATAACCAGTGACCACGGCATGGCTCAGTGCTCTTCTGAGCGCCTCATACGGCTGGACGACTGCCTCCGTCCCGACACCTACACATTGATAGAGCACACACCTGTCGCCACCCTCATCCCACATTCAG ACCCAAAGGCCGTCTTCAAAAATCTGAGTAGTTGCCATCCTAATATGACCGCATACATGAAAAAGGACATCCCTGATAGGCTGCATTACATGAACAACGAGCGCATCCCACCAATCATACTGATTGCCGATGAGGGCTGGACTATCATGCAGCGAGGGATCAAGGTGGAAAGAT TGGGCAATCATGGCTACGACAACTCCCTGCACAGCATGCACCCCTTCCTGGCAGCGACCGGGCCCAGCTTCCGTcagaattttaaaatgcagtctTTACAGAGTGTGGACATTTACCCGCTCATGTGCCACCTGCTGTCGGTGCCCCCGCGGCCCAACAACGGCACCCTGGCCCAGGCTCAGTCACTGCTGGCTGCCGAGACCGCTTCTAAAGTTCCTGTGATGGTTGGCTTGGTGGTGGGCGTCCTGCTGGTACTCAGTACAATCACCG TTCTGTTCTGGTTGGTTAAAAGACGTGATTCGTTAGGGCCCCGGCCCTTCCAGAGGCTGCAGAttgacgacgacgacgacgacaaTCCCCTGCTGGAGTAA